The DNA sequence GCGCCATGGAATCTATTGATGACGATTTAATCGTGGTCACGGAAGATGAGCTGATTCATGCCGCCTGGTGGGTCTTCGTCCTGCAGGGGCTGTTGGGCATCATCTTCGGGCTGATTGCGGTTTTCTTCCCGGGGTTCGTCCTCGGGTTTCTGGCATTCTTCCTTGGAGGCATCATTATCCTCTACAGTCTGTCGGTGGTAATCCAGGGATTTGTCGGCAACGACAAGGGGTCGACGAAGGCACTGATGGTGATTCTCGGTAGTATCGGGATCATCATCGGGATTCTCGCCCTGATGAACATCGAGGTGTTGGGGCTGACCATCGCCATTCTCCTTGCACTCTGGGCCTTTGTCACGGGGTTCAGTCACCTCTGGCTGGCGCTGACGGCAACGGAGTTCAAGTGGTACCGGATCCTCCTCTTCCTCTCGGGCATCATCTTCATCATCCTTGGGTTCTTCCTCGTGATGACGCCCCTGATGGCAACCGCGGCCCTCATCTGGACGCTCGGTATCTTCGGCGTGGCCTTTGGGGTCGTGCTGATCATCCTCGGGCTGATAATGCAGGCCCAGATCAAAAAACTGGCAGACGACAAATAACCCCTCTTTTTTTTTACTCTCCATCCTCCGTTTGTCCCCGAAAGAGGAGTTCACGGCTGTGCCATGCTAACACATAGCAATGTTTTTTCCGGTCTCCGGTGCATAAATAGTGCTACGATTGTACGGAGGGTGCCGTCCCTGCAGATGACAGCAGTGCTGTCAGGCCGCGGCGCTCTATCGGACAGGACGGGTCGGAGACAATATGGAGACGGCATACTGGGACAGGGAGAAGGAGACCCTTACGGGCGACGCACTGGAGACGCTCCAGAGCAAACGACTGAAATGGACGGTACGGCAGGCGGCGGAGGTGCCGTTCTACCGTGATCTCTTTAAAAAAGCGGGTATTGCCCCCGGCGACATTCAGTCGGTGCGGGACATCGAAAAAATCCCGTTTACGACCAAAAAAGACCTCCAGCAGGGCTATCCGTTCGGGTTTCTCGCGGTCCCTCTCAAAAAGGTGGTCCGCATCCACACCACCTCCGGGACCACGGGAAAGCCGACCGTCGTCGGGTACACCCGCCGCGACCTCGACAACTGGTCGGAGCTCATCGCCCGCAACCTGACGATGGTGGGCCTCACCGACGAGGACATCTTCCAGAACGCCGTCAACTACGGGCTCTTCACCGGGGGCCTCGGTTTCCATTACGGGGCGGAGAAGTGCGGCATGACGGTCATCCCGTCGGCGACCGGCAACACGAAACGCCAGATCGAGATGATCGACGACTTCGGCGTCACCGCCCTGCACTGCACCCCGTCCTACGCGATGCACATTGCAGAAGTTGCCGAGAAGGAGGGGACCACCCTCCCGAGCCTGAAGACCGGGATGTTCGGTGCCGAGCCGTGGTCGGACAATATGCGGGCCATCCTCGAGGAGAAACTGGGTGTCACCGCCTACGACTCGTACGGGATGAGCGAGATGTACGGCCCCGGTGCGGCCTTCGAGTGCCCGGAGCGAAACGGACTGCACATCTGGCACGACATGTATTATGTCGAGATCATCGACCCCGAGACCGGCGAAGTGCTGGGGCCGGGGGAGCGCGGCGAACTCGTCGTCACCCCGCTTGTGAAAGAGGCGATGCCGCTTCTCCGGTACCGGACCGGCGATATCACGATGATCATGGAGGACGAGTGCCCCTGCGGTCGCGGCCCGAAGCTCGCCCGGCTCACCGGGAGAAGCGACGACATGCTCGTCATCCGCGGCATCAACGTCTTCCCGTCCCAGATCGAACACGTGCTGCGCTCCATCCCCGAGGTGGGCGACGAGTTTCTGGTCTATGTCGACCGGGTCAACCACCTCGACGAGATGACGATCGATGTCGAGATGAACCGCGAGTTCTTCACGGGCGAGCTCGGCGACCTTGCCCGTGTCCAGAACAAGGTCGTGGCAGCGCTCAGGGAAGCACTTAATCTGCGTACACGGGTAAAACTAGTTGAACCGGAGTCGCTCCCCCGCTACGAAGGAAAGGCAAAACGGGTGGTCGACCGACGGGGTGATACCATATGATTGCATGGGACCCGAACATGGAGATGATGCCCGAAGAAGGGCTGAAGAAGTTGCAGTTCAAACTCCTGAAGACGCTCGTCTACCGGCTGTACTCCTTCTCGAACTTTTATCATGAGCGCATGGATGCGCACGGAGTGCACCCGGACGACATCGCCTCACTTGGGGATCTGGGGAAACTCCCCTTCATGTACAAGACCGATCTTCGGGACAGCTACCCGGACAAGATCTTCACCGCCGAGCAGGAGGAGCTCGTCCGCTACCACGTCTCCTCGGGCACGACAGGCAAGCCGACGGTCGTCGGATACACGAAGCACGACCTCGACATGTGGACGGAGTCGCTCGCCCGGGCGCTCACCTCCTGCGGCCTCGGCCGTGGCGACGTGATCCAGGTGAGCTACGGCTACGGCCTCTTCACGGGGGGGCTGGGCCTTCATTACGGCGCCGAGCGCATCGGTGCCTCCGTCGTCCCGACCTCGGTGGGCAACACCGAGCGTCAGATCGAGCTGATGCAGGATCTCCGGGTCACGGGCATCTGCTGCACACCCTCGTACCTGATGCATATCGGGGAGGCGGCAAAGAAGATGGGCGTCTCTATCAGGGACGATACGCACCTCCGTACCGCCATCCTCGGCGCCGAGCCGTGGTCCGAGCAGATGCGCATGCGCATTGAAGAAGAGATGGGCATCAAGGCCTACAACATCTACGGCACCTCCGAGCTCTCCGGCCCGATGTTCTCTGAATGCACCGAACAAAACGGCATCCACATGTGGAGCGACATCTGCCTCGTCGAGATCCTCGACCCCGAGACGGACGAACCGGTGGCACCGGGCGAACAGGGGGAGATGGTCGTCACCATCCTCCAGAAGGAGGCCCTGCCCATCATCCGGTACCGCACCGGCGATATCACCTCCATCGACACCACCACCTGCGCCTGCGGCCGTACCCACCCGCGTATCGCCCGCCTCTCCGGCAGGGTCGATGACATGCTCATCATCCGCGGTATCAATGTCTTCCCATCGCAGATCGAACACGCCCTCCTCGGCATCCCCGCCGTATCGGGGCACTTCATGATCGAGGTGGACCGGGTCGGTGCCCTCGATACGATGCTCGTCCGTGTCGAGCTCAATCCCGAGGCGTTCTCGGACAAGATCAACGACCTGATGGCGATTCGCAGCATGGTGGCACACACATTAAAGAATGCGCTGAACGTAAGTGTGGATGTAGAGATTGCAGAACCCGGCTCCCTGCCGCGGTTCGAAGGAAAAGCCAAACGTGTTATTGACAGGAGGGAGTACTAATGGACCCGCGAGCATATACCATCAAACAGATCTCGGTCTTTTCCGAGAACAAACCCGGCCGCCTGATGGCGATCGCCGGTGCACTCGAAGAGGAATCAATCAACATCCTGGCATTCTCGATTGCCGAGGCAAACGGTTTCGGCGTCGTCCGGGCGCTCGTCGACAAACCCGATGCGGCATTTAAAAAGCTCAATGCGATGGGGTTCATGGTCTCCTTCACCGACGTGATTGCGGTGAAGATGCGCGACGTTCCCGGGGGCCTCTTCGAGATGGCAAAGCTCCTTGCCGATGCCGGCATCAATATCGAATACTCCTATGCCTACTCCGGCCGTGACGCCGCCGTCCTCATCCTGAGGGTCGACCAGGTGGAAAGCGCGGTGAAGGCCATCATCTTCCGCGGCGGCAACCTCCTGAAATCCGAGGATTTCCAGGAAAAACCCTGAATATATTTTTAACCCCCCCACGAACGGGCGGATCAATGCGAAGGAAGAGCATCAGCCATCCCGTTCGCGCCTAACGGCGTTCCGGCTGGATTTCACATTGAATTCAACGCCACCGATAGCAGACGACAATGACGGGTGGGGGCGGTCCCTCCCCCGTCCTCCCTCTTTTAGGAGAAGAAGAGAATCCTGAGGCCGATGAGGATCAGGATTGCACCCCCGACCACCTCGGCCCTTCTTCCAATGACCTCGGCCACCTTCTCGCCCAAAAAGATGCCTGCAATCGAGAAGAGGAGGGCTACCACCCCGATGACCGCCGCAGGGCCGAGGGCGGGAATGCCGATCACGGCAAAACTCAGACCCACGGCGAGCGCGTCGATGCTCGTTGCAATGCCCAGCAGCATGAGGGCCGGCACGGACTTGATGAGCACCCCGTCGTCGTCGCCAAAGATTCCTTCGAAGATCATCTTGGCACCGATGCCGAGGAGGAGGACGAAGGCGAGGAGGGGTGCGATGGAGATGACCAGCTCGCGTATGCCTTCCCCTGCGGCCCAGCCGATGAGCGTCATTCCCGCCTGAAACGTTCCGAAGGTCGCGGCAATGGCGAGACCCTTTTTCAGCCGCTCCTCTCTGAGCATGGTGGTGCCGGCCGATATCGAGACGGCAAATGCGTCCATCGCAAGGGCGACGGCGATAAGAATCAGTTCTGCTGCGTTCATTGTCCTGTGATGTCCCGCCCCCCCGGAGCGTGGGAAGAGTGCGGGATCCGGTTCCTCTAGTTTTCGCATTACTGGATGAAAAAATCGCGGGTGTGGCCCGGAACTCCCCCCATGGGGATGGGCGGGGGTACCCCGGTGTTCGTCACTTTCGCCGGATTCAGGTTCCCTATACTATTAAGAACATCAATCACCTTTTGGCCACGTATGGAATCTTCACTCCTAGGAAAACTGAAAGGGGTGCTCTTCGCCCCATCGGAGACATTCGACCAGGTGATCCGGCATGACGAGGCAAAGGACGTCGCCGTCTATCTGCTGGTCCTCGTCGTCATATTCAGCATCATGTTCGCCATCCTCCTCACGCTCGGCGTCGGCATGTATGCCGGGGCCCTCACAGGGATTGTTGCCGGGGGATTCTCTCTTATCGCCGTCATACCCGTCCTGTTCTTCGTCCTTCTCATCGGTATCGTGATCTGGACGATTTGGGTACATATATGGGTCTATCTCCTCGGCGGCCGGCAGGGCATCACCGAGACGGCAAAGACCGTCGTCTATGCCGCAACGCCGTCGCTCCTCCTCGGATGGGTGCCGGTCATAGGCGTACTGATGGGGATATGGACACTCATTCTTGCCGTCATCGGCATCCATGAGCTCCATGGGATCAGCACCGCACGGGCGGCCCTTGCCGTCGTTCTCGCATGGTTCATCCCGGTTCTCCTCGGCGCGGCTGCATTCGGATCATTTCTCGCGATGGTGCTGGTCGGAGGGGGATAAGCCCCCTCTTCTCCCTTGTCGTGATGAAGCAGCCGGAAAAAAATGTTGATACAGAGAGGTTACCGTTTCTCCCACTTCAGGAGCTCGGTGAGGGAGGCGAGCGTATCCCCGCGGCGGATCTCCTCGCGGATACGTTTCTCGGTCTTTGCCACCTCGACGGCACGCCGGGCGACCTCGTAGGCGCGGGCCTTCGGGACGACGACGACGCCTGACTCATCGCCTACAATCCAGTCGCCGGCATGGACTTCCTGCCCGCAGCACTGTATCCGTGCCCCGATCTCGCCGAAGCCCTTCGGCTCTCCCGCATTCGGACAGGTGGCGGTCGCGTAGACCGGAAACCCCGTTTTTTTGATATCGTCCACATCGCGGGCCGCTCCGTCGATGACGACGCCTGCAAGGCCGCGGTTGATGCAGGAGAGGGTGGCAAGCTCGCCCCACGGGGCAACGTCGACGGCCGAGGAGTTGTCGATGACGATCACCTCGCCGGGCTGTGCAACGTCGATCGCCTCGACCGGTTTTGCCCAGTCGCCGCCGAAGGTCTGGACGGTCACCGCGGGCCCTGCCATCTTCACGCGGCCGCAGAGGGAGACGAGGCCTGTCATCGCCCCGGTGCGGTGCATCGCATCGGTGACGTTCGGCGCCGAAACCGAGAGGAAGAGGTGTCGTATCTCCTCGGTCGGGTCGGGCTTTTCCTTTGGCCTCACCGAGGGATGTTCGATTGCCTCGACGATTCCACGGGCGGCCCCGGTCACGTCATCGGAGCGGATGATGGTGCCGCCGACGATCACGATGTCCGCCCCGGCCGCGACCGCCTGTGCCGCGGTCACGGCATCAAGTCCGCCCGCCACCGCAAGGGGGATGGTGACGGCATCGGCGATCGCGGCAAGGAGGGAGACCGAGTCGAGGCCTATCATCTGCTGGTCGATGCCGACATGGGCGTTGATGATATCGACGCCCATTGCCTCGAGTTCCTTTGACCGCCCCACCGGGTCGGCCACGTTCAGGAGATCGGCCATCGTCCGCACCCCGTAGAGGCGAGCCGCCCGCACCGCCTCACGAATGACCGCGTCATCCGCATCGGCGAGGATGCAGACGACCGTTGCCCCGGACTTGGCCGCCATCTCGACCTCTATCGTGCCGGTATCTGCCACCTTCATGTCGGCGACGATCTCGTGGCCGGGGAACTCATCGTGCAGCCTGCGGACCGCTTCCATCCCGACGCTCTTGATGAGTGGTGTTCCCGCCTCGATCCATTCGGCCCCTCCCTCGACCGCCTCGTGGGCTATCCGGACGGCCCGGTCAAGCTCCTGCAGGTCAAGAGCCACATGCAGCACCGGCGCATTCATGTACTCTCCTTGCCGACAGACCGTATAAGGCTTGGGGAACGCCAGTTCCGCACACGGCCGAATGCAGGAGAATGCCGGGGATAATGGCCCTGGAAGTGGCGAAACGCGCTGGAAAAAAGGGGATTATTTATTGAATTCTTCCGCGAAGGTGATGTCTTCCAGCTCTTTTTTTGCGGGAATGGTCATCTCTTCCGGGTAGCCGGCGGGAATCAGGGAGACGAGGGTGTACTCCTCCGGCACCTTGAGAAGTGCGCGGACATCCTCGGCATAGGGCATATTATTGCCGGCGACCCAGCAGCTGCCGATCCCGTATGCCCAGAGGGCAAGAATCAGGTTCTCGGTCGCAGCACAGCAGTCTTCGACGAAGAACTTCTCGTCTTTCAGGCCGAAGACGGCAAAACAGGCGGCGGCGTCTTTGATGAATTTCCCGTGCGTCGCAAGGTCGGCGAGCTTTGCGAGTGTCTCCTTGTTCTGAACGACGCCGAAGACCCACGGCTGGCCGTTTCGTGCCGTCGGTGCAAACTTTGCACAGTCAAAGGCGTGGTGAATTGCCTCCTCGGGGAGCGGCATATCCTTGTACTTGCGTACACTGCGCCGTCCCTTGATGATGGTAACTCCAAGATTCATAATGGGTAGTGGCAATCATCTTAGATATAAGCTTCCAAAAGATGCCCTAAAATGGGTCAGAAGGGGAGGATGCCCGCAAAGAACGCCATAAGGTTTGCAAACCCGTCTGCAAGGATGACCCGGGGGTCGATGCCGAGGATGGGCATGATGAAGATGATATAGGCAAACGTCCCGATCATGCTCCCGATATTTGCAAGTGCCGCCACGAGCACCACCTTGAAGAGCGGGATTTTGCGCATCTCGGTGATCGATTCGGCCGCCATGACCGCAGCAAAGTCGCTGCTCTTCGGCCGGCGGATCTTCGCCTCCGTCGCAGCCGCGAACCATCCGGCGGCCATGAACGGGTTGAGGGAGGTCATCCATGCCACGGCAAATGCGGTGACGGCGGAGACGGGGTGGCCGCCCGCGATGAGGGTGCCTGCCGCCGCGAGGATGCCGTTGATCACCACCCAGTAGAGCATCGCCGATATCAGGACATCGATGCCTGCCCCCGAGAAGGCGATGAGCACCAGGAAGAAGACGAAGACGGCGGCGATGAATATGCCGAATGCCTTCCCCCAGGGAAACCGCTTCGGCTGTGCGGTCAGGCTCTCGCGGGGCGGGAGGGTGGCCGGGGCCCGGATGAACCGGTTGATGCCCTCCACGTGGCCGGCGCCGACGACCGAGAGCACCCGCTCGTGGGTTCCGGCGAGGGCGAGGATATTGTAGGCGAGGTAGGCGTCGCGTTCATCGATGAGAGCGCCTGCGCCCTTCGGGGCGAACCGGTGGAACTCCTCCATCGCCGCGGAGATCATGTCCTGTTCGGTCAGCTGGTCGATGTCGATCTCGTCCTCGGTGCCGATACCCGCAAGGGAGGAGATCATGGCCCACCCGATCTTGATCTTCTCGAGGAGGGGCATCAGCGTCCAGAACCGGGAGAAGGTGATGTTGATGTCGCGGTCGGCAAGGGCGTAGGGGATGCCTCGCTCCTCGGCGACCTCGACTGCCGCCATCATCTCCGAGCCGGGGGGAACCCCTGTCTCGTCGCCTATTTTGCGCTGGATGTAGGAGAGGAGCCACTGGGCGAGGATGAGCGAGAAGTTGCCGCTTTTGAGGACGTCCTCC is a window from the Methanovulcanius yangii genome containing:
- a CDS encoding HdeD family acid-resistance protein, which codes for MESIDDDLIVVTEDELIHAAWWVFVLQGLLGIIFGLIAVFFPGFVLGFLAFFLGGIIILYSLSVVIQGFVGNDKGSTKALMVILGSIGIIIGILALMNIEVLGLTIAILLALWAFVTGFSHLWLALTATEFKWYRILLFLSGIIFIILGFFLVMTPLMATAALIWTLGIFGVAFGVVLIILGLIMQAQIKKLADDK
- a CDS encoding phenylacetate--CoA ligase family protein: METAYWDREKETLTGDALETLQSKRLKWTVRQAAEVPFYRDLFKKAGIAPGDIQSVRDIEKIPFTTKKDLQQGYPFGFLAVPLKKVVRIHTTSGTTGKPTVVGYTRRDLDNWSELIARNLTMVGLTDEDIFQNAVNYGLFTGGLGFHYGAEKCGMTVIPSATGNTKRQIEMIDDFGVTALHCTPSYAMHIAEVAEKEGTTLPSLKTGMFGAEPWSDNMRAILEEKLGVTAYDSYGMSEMYGPGAAFECPERNGLHIWHDMYYVEIIDPETGEVLGPGERGELVVTPLVKEAMPLLRYRTGDITMIMEDECPCGRGPKLARLTGRSDDMLVIRGINVFPSQIEHVLRSIPEVGDEFLVYVDRVNHLDEMTIDVEMNREFFTGELGDLARVQNKVVAALREALNLRTRVKLVEPESLPRYEGKAKRVVDRRGDTI
- a CDS encoding phenylacetate--CoA ligase family protein, whose protein sequence is MIAWDPNMEMMPEEGLKKLQFKLLKTLVYRLYSFSNFYHERMDAHGVHPDDIASLGDLGKLPFMYKTDLRDSYPDKIFTAEQEELVRYHVSSGTTGKPTVVGYTKHDLDMWTESLARALTSCGLGRGDVIQVSYGYGLFTGGLGLHYGAERIGASVVPTSVGNTERQIELMQDLRVTGICCTPSYLMHIGEAAKKMGVSIRDDTHLRTAILGAEPWSEQMRMRIEEEMGIKAYNIYGTSELSGPMFSECTEQNGIHMWSDICLVEILDPETDEPVAPGEQGEMVVTILQKEALPIIRYRTGDITSIDTTTCACGRTHPRIARLSGRVDDMLIIRGINVFPSQIEHALLGIPAVSGHFMIEVDRVGALDTMLVRVELNPEAFSDKINDLMAIRSMVAHTLKNALNVSVDVEIAEPGSLPRFEGKAKRVIDRREY
- a CDS encoding ACT domain-containing protein; the protein is MDPRAYTIKQISVFSENKPGRLMAIAGALEEESINILAFSIAEANGFGVVRALVDKPDAAFKKLNAMGFMVSFTDVIAVKMRDVPGGLFEMAKLLADAGINIEYSYAYSGRDAAVLILRVDQVESAVKAIIFRGGNLLKSEDFQEKP
- a CDS encoding manganese efflux pump MntP — translated: MRKLEEPDPALFPRSGGAGHHRTMNAAELILIAVALAMDAFAVSISAGTTMLREERLKKGLAIAATFGTFQAGMTLIGWAAGEGIRELVISIAPLLAFVLLLGIGAKMIFEGIFGDDDGVLIKSVPALMLLGIATSIDALAVGLSFAVIGIPALGPAAVIGVVALLFSIAGIFLGEKVAEVIGRRAEVVGGAILILIGLRILFFS
- a CDS encoding Yip1 family protein produces the protein MESSLLGKLKGVLFAPSETFDQVIRHDEAKDVAVYLLVLVVIFSIMFAILLTLGVGMYAGALTGIVAGGFSLIAVIPVLFFVLLIGIVIWTIWVHIWVYLLGGRQGITETAKTVVYAATPSLLLGWVPVIGVLMGIWTLILAVIGIHELHGISTARAALAVVLAWFIPVLLGAAAFGSFLAMVLVGGG
- a CDS encoding orotidine 5'-phosphate decarboxylase / HUMPS family protein, with amino-acid sequence MNAPVLHVALDLQELDRAVRIAHEAVEGGAEWIEAGTPLIKSVGMEAVRRLHDEFPGHEIVADMKVADTGTIEVEMAAKSGATVVCILADADDAVIREAVRAARLYGVRTMADLLNVADPVGRSKELEAMGVDIINAHVGIDQQMIGLDSVSLLAAIADAVTIPLAVAGGLDAVTAAQAVAAGADIVIVGGTIIRSDDVTGAARGIVEAIEHPSVRPKEKPDPTEEIRHLFLSVSAPNVTDAMHRTGAMTGLVSLCGRVKMAGPAVTVQTFGGDWAKPVEAIDVAQPGEVIVIDNSSAVDVAPWGELATLSCINRGLAGVVIDGAARDVDDIKKTGFPVYATATCPNAGEPKGFGEIGARIQCCGQEVHAGDWIVGDESGVVVVPKARAYEVARRAVEVAKTEKRIREEIRRGDTLASLTELLKWEKR
- a CDS encoding nitroreductase family protein gives rise to the protein MNLGVTIIKGRRSVRKYKDMPLPEEAIHHAFDCAKFAPTARNGQPWVFGVVQNKETLAKLADLATHGKFIKDAAACFAVFGLKDEKFFVEDCCAATENLILALWAYGIGSCWVAGNNMPYAEDVRALLKVPEEYTLVSLIPAGYPEEMTIPAKKELEDITFAEEFNK
- a CDS encoding TraB/GumN family protein, which produces MGDIRIVGTAHVSQKSVDEVRRAIDEFEPDIIAIELDRGRLAALKGNAPPPSVEDVLKSGNFSLILAQWLLSYIQRKIGDETGVPPGSEMMAAVEVAEERGIPYALADRDINITFSRFWTLMPLLEKIKIGWAMISSLAGIGTEDEIDIDQLTEQDMISAAMEEFHRFAPKGAGALIDERDAYLAYNILALAGTHERVLSVVGAGHVEGINRFIRAPATLPPRESLTAQPKRFPWGKAFGIFIAAVFVFFLVLIAFSGAGIDVLISAMLYWVVINGILAAAGTLIAGGHPVSAVTAFAVAWMTSLNPFMAAGWFAAATEAKIRRPKSSDFAAVMAAESITEMRKIPLFKVVLVAALANIGSMIGTFAYIIFIMPILGIDPRVILADGFANLMAFFAGILPF